A window of the Natronomonas salina genome harbors these coding sequences:
- a CDS encoding DUF7344 domain-containing protein, translating into MTEGSTESDGEAGEDGGVTLDLEDPVKPESVSLDVVFDILSNSRRRLILSRLEEVGGESTTSDLAEYIAAIENDKPQSDLTSQERKRVYVGIYQTHLPKMDDAAVVDVDDRGAVTLGPNAEPVYQFLDTSDDPDGEWPKYYAAHAGASAVALVATWLFLQSAVAATFALSLFALAVIVGLHFQSSREE; encoded by the coding sequence ATGACGGAAGGATCGACGGAGAGTGACGGCGAGGCCGGCGAGGACGGGGGCGTGACCCTGGACCTGGAGGACCCGGTGAAGCCGGAGTCCGTCTCCCTCGACGTCGTCTTCGACATCCTGAGCAACTCCCGGCGGCGGCTCATCCTGTCGCGACTCGAGGAGGTCGGCGGCGAGTCGACGACCAGCGACCTCGCCGAGTACATCGCCGCAATCGAGAACGACAAGCCGCAGTCCGACCTGACGTCCCAGGAGCGCAAGCGCGTCTACGTCGGCATCTACCAGACGCACCTGCCGAAGATGGACGACGCCGCCGTCGTCGACGTCGACGACCGCGGGGCGGTCACGCTCGGTCCGAACGCCGAGCCCGTCTACCAGTTCCTGGACACGAGCGACGACCCCGACGGGGAGTGGCCGAAGTACTACGCCGCGCACGCGGGCGCGAGCGCCGTCGCCCTGGTCGCCACCTGGCTGTTCCTCCAGTCGGCCGTCGCCGCGACGTTCGCGCTCTCGCTTTTCGCGCTCGCAGTCATCGTCGGATTGCACTTCCAGTCGTCCCGCGAGGAGTAG
- a CDS encoding DUF7535 family protein, which translates to MANDSPLKRVFRPFEDSTGGSNDELGNPWIAGAAVVLLLLVPLLPFFLVAWSISRTLRGVRERVSWE; encoded by the coding sequence ATGGCGAATGACAGTCCGCTGAAGCGAGTGTTCCGGCCGTTCGAGGATTCGACGGGGGGATCGAACGACGAACTCGGCAACCCCTGGATCGCGGGCGCGGCAGTGGTGCTGCTCCTGCTGGTCCCGCTGCTCCCGTTCTTCCTCGTGGCCTGGAGCATCTCCCGGACGCTCCGCGGCGTCCGCGAGCGGGTCTCCTGGGAGTAG
- a CDS encoding DUF7561 family protein, translating into MAREPCDACGEEVPIGGGISGFWSTNPQSTGGMTLAFDDGSEFFLCFDCLADLPDEPDESDVRDLVSE; encoded by the coding sequence ATGGCCCGCGAACCATGCGACGCCTGCGGCGAAGAGGTGCCGATCGGCGGCGGCATCTCCGGCTTCTGGTCCACGAACCCGCAGTCGACCGGCGGGATGACGCTGGCGTTCGACGACGGCAGCGAGTTCTTCCTCTGCTTCGACTGCCTCGCCGACCTCCCCGACGAGCCCGACGAGTCGGACGTCCGCGACCTGGTCTCGGAGTAG
- a CDS encoding ornithine cyclodeaminase family protein yields the protein METLLLNRDDVGGNARMAEVIVAVEEAFAAYQRGDVQMPAKSYIDLPEYDGDFRSMPAYMDAGDWDAAGIKWVNVHTGNPERYDLPTVMGTMIYSDPRNAFPLAIMDGTTLTRKRTGAAAAVATDHLAVEDATSLGIVGAGVQSYTQLEAIGVVRDIETVVVADKREDAIEAFADRFGDEFDVRAGSIAEAASCDILSTVTPVESPLVSAADLGERTHVNAMGADAPGKNELGRDVVTDAKLVIDDYEQCTHSGEINVPWSQNVLTDADLYGELGEIVAGEKSGRTAEDGVTVFDSTGLAIQDVAAAHVVYERANEKDNGTPFELVDTRLR from the coding sequence ATGGAGACGCTGCTGTTGAACCGCGACGACGTGGGCGGGAACGCCCGGATGGCGGAGGTGATCGTCGCCGTCGAGGAGGCCTTCGCCGCCTACCAGCGCGGCGACGTACAGATGCCCGCGAAGTCCTACATCGACCTCCCCGAGTACGACGGGGACTTCCGGTCGATGCCCGCCTACATGGACGCGGGCGACTGGGACGCCGCCGGCATCAAGTGGGTGAACGTCCACACCGGCAACCCCGAGCGGTACGACCTCCCGACGGTCATGGGGACGATGATCTACTCGGACCCGCGGAACGCCTTCCCGCTGGCCATCATGGACGGGACGACGCTCACCCGCAAGCGGACCGGCGCGGCCGCCGCCGTCGCCACCGACCACCTGGCGGTCGAGGACGCCACCTCGCTGGGCATCGTCGGCGCGGGCGTCCAGTCGTACACGCAACTGGAGGCGATCGGCGTCGTCCGGGACATCGAGACCGTCGTCGTCGCCGACAAGCGCGAGGACGCCATCGAGGCGTTCGCCGACCGCTTCGGCGACGAGTTCGACGTCCGCGCCGGCTCCATCGCGGAGGCAGCGTCGTGCGATATCCTCTCGACGGTCACCCCCGTCGAGTCGCCGCTGGTCTCGGCGGCCGACCTCGGCGAGCGCACCCACGTCAACGCGATGGGCGCCGACGCCCCCGGGAAGAACGAACTCGGCCGGGACGTCGTCACGGACGCCAAACTCGTCATCGACGACTACGAGCAGTGCACCCACTCCGGGGAGATCAACGTCCCCTGGAGCCAGAACGTCCTCACCGACGCCGACCTCTACGGCGAACTCGGCGAGATCGTCGCCGGCGAGAAGTCCGGTCGGACCGCCGAGGACGGCGTCACCGTCTTCGACTCGACGGGCCTGGCCATCCAGGACGTCGCCGCGGCTCACGTCGTCTACGAGCGCGCGAACGAGAAGGACAACGGCACGCCGTTCGAGCTGGTCGACACGCGGCTGCGGTAG
- a CDS encoding helicase C-terminal domain-containing protein: MDPSRIVEEFPAPSFRGAQEQALSDIRDAFEAGNDVVLVRAPTGSGKSLLARAIAGCARQPGSSDGSDDEVAGVRPVGAYYTTPQVSQLDDVAGDELLEDLSVIRGKSNYSCILPGETSTPVNKAPCARERGFNCPVKHRCPYFSDRSIASNRSIAAMTLAYFMQTAGSDVFGKRDVVVVDEAHGLAEWAEMYAAIELSPSSVPVWDGCEPPEIDGLGDVEDYAERLLGTCSRRQEELRGEVELTPSEAEERDRLAELVRDLKWFLEDLRDIESPTTWVADQSENLAITVKPLDPARYLHHTVWDRGEKFALLSATILNKDAFCRGAGLDPDTVALVDVPHTFPVENRPLYDVTQGKMTYEDRDETLPKVARTVVRLMAKHPDEKGLIHAHSYAIADRLHELFDDFGVSARIRGHDRENRDAALSGWKRSDGADVFVSVKMEEALDLKGDLCRWQVLCKAPYPNTNDSRVAQRLEDDQWGWYYRTALRTVIQACGRVVRAPDDYGATYLADSSLLDLFERSRHDMPEWFEEQVDRTSRPDLPPFDPDSVAGDGSTTEPASTRTESRSSASARRSGSIDDHPLSDVWGDG, translated from the coding sequence GTGGACCCGTCGCGTATCGTCGAGGAGTTCCCCGCGCCCTCGTTCCGGGGAGCACAGGAGCAGGCCCTCAGCGACATCCGCGACGCCTTCGAGGCGGGCAACGACGTCGTCCTGGTGCGCGCGCCGACCGGCAGCGGCAAGTCGCTGCTCGCCCGCGCCATCGCCGGCTGCGCCCGCCAGCCCGGCTCCTCGGACGGCTCCGACGACGAGGTCGCCGGCGTCCGGCCCGTCGGCGCCTACTACACGACGCCGCAGGTCTCCCAGCTCGACGACGTCGCGGGGGACGAACTGCTCGAGGACCTCAGCGTCATCCGCGGGAAGTCCAACTACTCCTGCATCCTCCCCGGCGAGACCTCGACGCCGGTGAACAAGGCCCCCTGCGCCCGCGAGCGCGGCTTCAACTGCCCGGTCAAGCACCGGTGTCCGTACTTCTCGGACCGGTCGATCGCGTCGAACCGGTCGATCGCCGCGATGACGCTCGCGTACTTCATGCAGACCGCCGGCAGCGACGTCTTCGGCAAGCGCGACGTCGTGGTCGTCGACGAGGCCCACGGGCTCGCCGAGTGGGCCGAGATGTACGCGGCCATCGAGCTGTCGCCGTCGAGCGTCCCGGTCTGGGACGGCTGCGAGCCCCCGGAGATCGACGGGCTTGGGGACGTCGAGGACTACGCCGAGCGGCTCCTCGGCACCTGCTCGCGCCGCCAGGAGGAGCTCCGCGGGGAGGTCGAACTCACGCCGTCGGAAGCCGAGGAGCGCGACCGCCTCGCGGAGCTCGTCCGCGACCTGAAGTGGTTCCTCGAGGACCTCCGGGACATCGAGAGCCCCACCACATGGGTCGCCGACCAGTCGGAGAACCTCGCCATCACGGTCAAGCCGCTGGACCCCGCCCGCTACCTCCACCACACGGTCTGGGACCGCGGCGAGAAGTTCGCGCTGCTGTCGGCGACCATCCTCAACAAGGACGCCTTCTGCCGCGGGGCGGGGCTGGATCCCGACACCGTCGCCCTGGTCGACGTCCCGCACACCTTCCCCGTCGAGAACCGGCCGCTGTACGACGTCACGCAGGGGAAGATGACCTACGAGGACCGCGACGAGACGCTGCCGAAGGTCGCCCGCACCGTCGTCCGGCTGATGGCGAAGCACCCCGACGAGAAGGGGCTGATCCACGCCCACTCCTACGCCATCGCCGACCGCCTCCACGAGCTGTTCGACGACTTCGGCGTTTCGGCGCGCATCCGGGGCCACGACCGCGAGAACCGCGACGCCGCGCTGTCCGGGTGGAAGCGCAGCGACGGGGCCGACGTCTTCGTCTCCGTGAAGATGGAGGAGGCCCTCGACCTGAAGGGCGACCTCTGCCGCTGGCAGGTGCTCTGCAAGGCGCCGTACCCGAACACGAACGACTCCCGGGTCGCCCAGCGGCTCGAGGACGACCAGTGGGGCTGGTACTACCGGACCGCCCTCCGGACGGTCATCCAGGCCTGCGGCCGCGTCGTCCGCGCGCCCGACGACTACGGCGCGACGTACCTCGCGGACTCGTCGCTGCTCGACCTCTTCGAGCGCTCCCGCCACGACATGCCGGAGTGGTTCGAGGAGCAGGTCGACCGCACGAGCCGCCCCGACCTGCCGCCGTTCGACCCCGACTCGGTCGCCGGCGACGGCTCGACGACGGAGCCCGCCTCGACCCGCACGGAGTCGCGCTCGTCGGCGAGCGCGCGCCGCTCCGGGTCCATCGACGACCACCCGCTGTCGGACGTCTGGGGCGACGGCTAG
- a CDS encoding class I SAM-dependent methyltransferase, with protein sequence MSEGSEGEQSEPSERASGDAGAASDAGERNGPDDPELAAIVEQSRTETTIDELREEGVYDPTRSVRPHEGDRVAIPVVAAPAETTVDEVRAVELPRRERGLEDLLAGRGFTDDEIAAAPASWAVVGSVVLADFGDVSAEGALSADRREAVGDALLDLHGEADTVLARGGVSGTRREPSAEVVAGSGETETVHVEHGTKYALDLSRVMFSPGNEAERVRMGEVVEPGERVFDMFAGVGYFALPMARAGADVTAAEINPEAYRLLVENAMLNGVSDRVRAVLGDCRDVETTADRVVMGYYDASEYLDAALAALVPGGTLHLHEATPEDLFPERPIERLEAAAAEAGREVEVLETTVVKSHSAGVVHGVVDARVD encoded by the coding sequence ATGAGTGAGGGCAGCGAGGGCGAGCAAAGCGAGCCCTCGGAACGGGCGAGCGGTGACGCAGGAGCCGCGAGCGACGCGGGCGAGCGAAACGGGCCCGACGACCCCGAACTGGCCGCCATCGTCGAGCAATCGCGGACCGAGACGACCATCGACGAGCTTCGCGAAGAGGGTGTCTACGACCCGACGCGCAGCGTCCGACCGCACGAGGGCGACCGGGTAGCGATCCCGGTCGTCGCCGCTCCCGCCGAGACCACCGTCGACGAGGTCCGGGCCGTCGAGCTACCGCGCCGCGAGCGCGGCCTCGAGGACCTGCTGGCCGGCCGCGGGTTCACCGACGACGAGATCGCCGCGGCGCCCGCCTCCTGGGCGGTCGTCGGCAGCGTCGTCCTCGCGGACTTCGGGGACGTCTCCGCCGAGGGCGCGCTGTCCGCCGACCGCCGCGAGGCCGTCGGCGACGCCCTGCTGGATCTGCACGGCGAGGCAGACACCGTCCTCGCCCGCGGCGGCGTCTCCGGGACCCGGCGGGAGCCGTCCGCCGAGGTCGTCGCCGGCAGCGGCGAGACGGAGACCGTCCACGTCGAGCACGGCACGAAGTACGCGCTGGACCTCTCGCGGGTGATGTTCTCGCCGGGCAACGAGGCCGAGCGCGTCCGGATGGGCGAGGTCGTCGAGCCGGGCGAGCGCGTCTTCGACATGTTCGCCGGCGTCGGCTACTTCGCGCTGCCGATGGCGCGGGCGGGCGCCGACGTGACCGCCGCCGAGATCAACCCCGAGGCCTACCGCCTGCTCGTCGAGAACGCGATGCTCAACGGCGTCTCCGACCGCGTCCGGGCGGTCCTCGGGGACTGCCGCGACGTCGAGACGACCGCCGACCGGGTGGTGATGGGCTACTACGACGCTTCCGAGTACCTGGACGCCGCGCTGGCGGCGCTCGTCCCCGGCGGCACCCTCCACCTCCACGAGGCGACGCCCGAGGACCTGTTCCCCGAGCGCCCGATCGAGCGGCTCGAAGCGGCGGCCGCCGAGGCCGGCCGAGAGGTGGAGGTCCTGGAGACGACCGTCGTGAAGTCCCACAGCGCCGGCGTGGTCCACGGCGTCGTCGACGCGCGGGTGGACTGA
- a CDS encoding NAD(P)H-binding protein — MRVLVTGATGFVGGRLVPALRDSGHDVVALVRDADRYDAAPGVEVVEADLLEPPVSFPDVDAAYYLVHSMRAGGDFAARDRLAARTFVDAADAAGVERVVYLGGLGDDGDTLSSHLRSRREVEHVLASGEAELTTLRAAIIVGEGSISFELIEQLASRLPVMVTPEWVRTECQPIYVDDVVAYLVGVLETPETAGETYEIGGPDVLTYEAMLERTAEALDRRPPVVLPVPVLSPRLSARWLWLLTDVPLSVARPLVDGLGNTVVVTDRRIEEHVDVDPTPFDEAVRLALGDRAGR, encoded by the coding sequence ATGCGCGTGCTCGTGACGGGCGCGACGGGATTCGTCGGTGGGCGACTGGTTCCGGCGCTCCGCGACAGCGGCCACGACGTCGTCGCGCTCGTCCGCGACGCCGACCGCTACGACGCGGCCCCGGGCGTCGAGGTCGTCGAGGCCGACCTGCTGGAGCCGCCGGTGTCGTTCCCCGACGTCGACGCCGCCTACTACCTGGTCCACTCGATGCGGGCCGGCGGCGACTTCGCGGCGCGGGACCGCCTCGCCGCCCGGACGTTCGTCGACGCGGCCGACGCCGCCGGGGTCGAGCGGGTGGTCTACCTCGGCGGCCTCGGCGACGACGGTGACACCCTCTCGTCGCACCTCCGCTCGCGCCGCGAGGTCGAACACGTCCTCGCCTCCGGCGAGGCCGAGCTGACGACGCTCCGGGCGGCGATAATCGTCGGGGAGGGCTCGATCAGCTTCGAGCTGATCGAACAGCTCGCCTCGCGGCTGCCGGTCATGGTGACGCCGGAGTGGGTCCGCACCGAGTGTCAGCCCATCTACGTCGACGACGTGGTGGCGTACCTGGTCGGCGTCCTCGAGACCCCCGAGACCGCCGGCGAGACCTACGAGATCGGCGGCCCGGACGTCCTCACCTACGAGGCGATGCTCGAGCGCACCGCCGAGGCGCTCGACCGCCGGCCGCCGGTCGTCCTCCCCGTTCCCGTGTTGAGTCCGCGGCTGTCGGCCCGCTGGCTGTGGCTCCTGACCGACGTCCCGCTGAGCGTCGCCCGGCCGCTCGTCGACGGTCTGGGGAACACGGTGGTCGTCACCGACCGGCGGATCGAAGAGCACGTCGACGTCGACCCGACGCCGTTCGACGAGGCGGTCCGGCTGGCGCTGGGCGACCGGGCCGGGCGGTAG
- a CDS encoding 60S ribosomal export protein NMD3, producing the protein MSSSSRSGEFCPRCGDPVERPADADLPGGQQDPDAVLCDACYFEDFDLVDAPDRIEVRVCSRCGAVHRGNRWVDVGARDYTDIAVEETADRLAVHVDARDVDWGVEPEQVDQNTIRMHCLFTGFIRDTPLQEEVTVPVYVSRETCDRCGRIAGDYYASIVQVRGTDRTPTEAENDRAVEIAESYVAEREATGDRDAFITETNRTKDGVDMKISTNQLGQGVANHVVRELGGSVSEAPTLVTEDGDGNEVYRVTFTARLPPFTPGDVIDLDDGDGPVLVTSAHGNLKGRRLETGARYEASFEEGIDPDARKIGTREDAEPTTVVAVEDDRAVQVLDPETFESKTVPRPDYMDPDADEVPVLKHRDGLHVLPDDSDDE; encoded by the coding sequence ATGAGTTCCAGTTCCCGCTCGGGGGAGTTCTGCCCGCGCTGCGGCGACCCCGTCGAGCGGCCGGCGGACGCCGACCTCCCCGGCGGACAGCAGGACCCGGACGCCGTGCTCTGCGACGCCTGCTACTTCGAGGACTTCGACCTCGTCGACGCGCCGGACCGCATCGAGGTCCGCGTGTGCAGCCGGTGCGGCGCCGTCCACCGCGGCAACCGCTGGGTCGACGTCGGCGCCCGCGACTACACCGACATCGCCGTCGAGGAGACCGCCGACCGGCTGGCGGTCCACGTCGACGCCCGCGACGTCGATTGGGGCGTCGAGCCCGAGCAGGTCGACCAGAACACCATCCGGATGCACTGCCTGTTCACCGGGTTCATCCGCGACACCCCGCTGCAGGAGGAGGTGACGGTCCCCGTCTACGTCTCCCGGGAGACCTGCGACCGCTGCGGCCGCATCGCCGGCGACTACTACGCCTCCATCGTCCAGGTGCGGGGGACCGACCGGACGCCGACCGAGGCGGAGAACGACCGCGCCGTCGAGATCGCGGAGTCCTACGTCGCCGAGCGCGAGGCGACCGGCGACCGCGACGCGTTCATCACCGAGACGAACCGGACGAAGGACGGCGTCGACATGAAGATCTCGACGAACCAGCTCGGCCAGGGCGTCGCCAACCACGTCGTCCGCGAGCTCGGCGGGTCGGTCTCGGAGGCCCCGACACTCGTCACCGAGGACGGCGACGGCAACGAGGTCTACCGCGTCACCTTCACCGCCCGCCTGCCGCCGTTCACGCCGGGCGACGTCATCGACCTCGACGACGGCGACGGCCCCGTCCTGGTGACCAGCGCCCACGGCAACCTCAAGGGCCGGCGCCTGGAGACCGGCGCGCGCTACGAGGCGTCCTTCGAGGAGGGCATCGACCCGGACGCCCGCAAGATCGGGACGCGCGAGGACGCCGAGCCCACGACGGTCGTCGCCGTCGAGGACGACCGCGCCGTCCAGGTGCTCGACCCCGAGACCTTCGAGTCGAAGACCGTCCCGCGACCCGACTACATGGACCCCGACGCCGACGAGGTGCCCGTCCTGAAGCACCGCGACGGGCTGCACGTGCTACCCGACGACTCCGACGATGAGTGA
- a CDS encoding metal-dependent hydrolase family protein produces MHVDCGTLVDGDGRVLEDARFRVEDGTIVEAGPREEIDTEGDRIDHSGAVVVPGFVDAHVHMQGLRTMDPRDWALADETACAARATADCRRLLEAGFTAVRDLGSSVALGLREAVESGDVPGPRIYTSGRSISQTGGHGDAHFLPYEWSRGGGLGISELADGPDECRKTARKRIREGVDCLKIMTTGGVLSEKDSPGQAQYTDAEIRAFTEEADRVGIPVASHAQGTEGVLAALDNGVDTIEHGFYLDDAAVERLLETDATLVPTLAIMFRIVEEGADHGVPEYGLRKAEEAFEAHVESTRRAYEAGVPVATGTDFLGPELIPHGENALELELLVEEIGLSPVEAVEAATGVAGRTVPDDVGALTPGAHADFVVLGSDPRDGIEAVRDVETVYRAGERVVPDR; encoded by the coding sequence ATGCACGTAGACTGCGGCACGCTCGTCGACGGCGACGGCCGGGTGCTGGAGGACGCCAGGTTCCGCGTCGAGGACGGCACAATCGTCGAGGCCGGCCCGCGGGAGGAGATCGACACCGAGGGCGACCGGATCGACCACTCCGGGGCGGTCGTCGTCCCCGGGTTCGTCGACGCCCACGTTCACATGCAGGGCCTGCGGACGATGGACCCGCGGGACTGGGCGCTGGCCGACGAGACGGCCTGCGCCGCCCGCGCGACGGCCGACTGCCGGCGGCTGCTCGAGGCGGGATTCACCGCCGTCCGGGACCTCGGCAGTTCCGTCGCCCTGGGGCTCCGGGAGGCCGTCGAATCGGGCGACGTCCCGGGGCCGCGCATCTACACCAGCGGCCGCTCCATCTCCCAGACCGGCGGCCACGGGGACGCCCACTTCCTGCCGTACGAGTGGTCCCGCGGCGGCGGGCTCGGCATCTCCGAGCTGGCCGACGGCCCCGACGAGTGCCGGAAGACCGCCCGCAAGCGCATCCGCGAGGGCGTCGACTGCCTGAAGATCATGACCACCGGGGGCGTGCTCTCCGAGAAGGACTCCCCGGGCCAGGCGCAGTACACCGACGCCGAGATCCGGGCGTTCACCGAGGAGGCCGACCGCGTCGGCATCCCCGTCGCCAGTCACGCCCAGGGCACCGAGGGCGTGCTGGCGGCCCTGGACAACGGCGTCGACACCATCGAGCACGGCTTCTACCTCGACGACGCGGCCGTCGAGCGCCTGCTGGAGACCGACGCGACGCTCGTGCCGACGCTTGCCATCATGTTCCGCATCGTCGAGGAAGGCGCCGACCACGGCGTCCCCGAGTACGGCCTCCGGAAGGCCGAGGAGGCGTTCGAGGCGCACGTCGAGTCGACGCGGCGCGCCTACGAGGCCGGCGTCCCCGTCGCGACCGGGACGGACTTCCTGGGCCCGGAGCTGATCCCCCATGGCGAGAACGCCCTGGAGCTGGAGCTGCTGGTCGAGGAGATCGGCCTCTCGCCCGTCGAGGCCGTCGAGGCCGCGACCGGCGTCGCGGGGCGGACGGTCCCCGACGACGTGGGGGCGCTGACGCCCGGCGCCCACGCCGACTTCGTCGTCCTCGGGAGCGACCCGCGGGACGGCATCGAGGCCGTGCGGGACGTCGAGACCGTCTACAGGGCCGGCGAGCGCGTCGTTCCAGACCGATAG
- a CDS encoding DUF5786 family protein, whose amino-acid sequence MSMGAYDEDEHERREQKASTVDAAFDDERTDYEGEIEYDSGDSAEALLDQFKQMQSE is encoded by the coding sequence ATGTCAATGGGTGCCTATGACGAAGACGAACACGAGCGGCGCGAGCAGAAGGCCTCCACGGTCGACGCGGCCTTCGACGACGAGCGGACGGACTACGAGGGCGAGATCGAGTACGACTCGGGGGACTCCGCGGAGGCGCTGCTCGACCAGTTCAAGCAGATGCAGTCCGAGTAG
- a CDS encoding DoxX family protein — MGPVRSLRVGIATLVGCLAAAGVVAGHVRYVTDADQAGDGMAFLAAALTDPVNAAVLGAGGVGVLAAVAGYLRVRPFRRDVEVFRETVTGYADLLPWLLRLGFGLPLVGAGFAGYLFNPVVVPADAGGAVRLFQIALGFALLFGLATRVAALVGLVAYLLTLAAEPLLVYSLEWIPGFLAVALVGSGRPSADDALAEVAAAEGTFYGRVDPVYDAAAWLNRVVEPYERLVPTVVRVGLGVSFAFLGIFEKLLAPEMATSVVAQYRLAEIAPISPELWVLGAGFAELGLGIAIALGAFTRMASLSALGVFTLTLFGLPDDPVLAHIGAFSLASALLITGAGPYALDNRIGATKPSGTADERAAAGDD; from the coding sequence ATGGGACCGGTTCGCTCGCTCCGGGTGGGTATCGCGACGCTGGTCGGCTGTCTCGCCGCGGCGGGCGTCGTCGCCGGCCACGTCAGGTACGTGACGGACGCCGACCAGGCCGGCGACGGGATGGCGTTCCTGGCGGCGGCGCTGACCGACCCGGTGAACGCCGCCGTCCTCGGCGCCGGCGGGGTCGGGGTGCTCGCGGCCGTCGCGGGCTACCTGCGGGTCCGGCCCTTCCGTCGCGACGTCGAGGTGTTCCGCGAGACCGTGACCGGCTACGCCGACCTGCTGCCGTGGCTCCTCCGGCTGGGGTTCGGCCTCCCCCTGGTCGGCGCCGGCTTCGCGGGCTACCTGTTCAACCCGGTCGTCGTCCCCGCGGACGCGGGCGGCGCCGTCCGCCTGTTCCAGATCGCCCTCGGGTTCGCGCTCCTGTTCGGGCTGGCGACCCGCGTCGCGGCGCTCGTCGGACTCGTCGCCTACCTCTTGACGCTCGCCGCCGAACCGCTGCTCGTCTACTCCCTGGAGTGGATCCCCGGGTTCCTCGCCGTCGCGCTCGTCGGCAGCGGCCGACCGAGCGCCGACGACGCGCTCGCCGAGGTCGCCGCCGCCGAGGGGACCTTCTACGGGCGAGTCGACCCGGTCTACGACGCCGCCGCCTGGCTCAACCGGGTCGTCGAGCCCTACGAGCGGCTCGTCCCGACGGTCGTCCGCGTGGGCCTGGGCGTCTCGTTCGCCTTCCTCGGGATCTTCGAGAAGCTGCTGGCCCCCGAGATGGCCACCAGCGTCGTGGCGCAGTACCGACTCGCCGAGATCGCCCCCATCTCGCCGGAGCTGTGGGTGCTCGGCGCCGGCTTCGCCGAACTCGGCCTCGGGATCGCCATCGCGCTCGGCGCGTTCACCCGGATGGCCTCGCTGTCGGCGCTGGGCGTGTTCACGCTCACGCTGTTCGGCCTCCCGGACGACCCCGTCCTCGCCCACATCGGCGCGTTCAGCCTCGCGTCGGCGCTGCTCATCACCGGTGCCGGACCCTACGCGCTGGACAACCGCATCGGCGCGACCAAACCGAGCGGGACGGCGGACGAGCGGGCCGCCGCCGGCGACGACTGA
- a CDS encoding DUF5784 family protein — protein MAGPLRFRRSDESWSRERVREQLLAPLDASFGARLEDPWFRVGDDRYDAVRLEMDNGDFALFCFRPGRAYWLGNTETPEPLWRTEKETFTEAPYAVSRWAQRELTARLEVTDPWLADYGYVTWFFLPVFCSKDGRDTTRRFFEEDAAGFPDATREQGLQFYEDLLETGVLDEHRYTMASKLGTSPGYDVGRMRATMAEFNVAKILADAGLPFEPEVEQDSGHALDFSVDGHLVEVTRPEPPARRSHADHPVAAVVETGGAKRTDQLAKHPEAALFVDCTSFTDAEWAAVKGEQPGVGHEPTVVFRARPDGTVEGYRYGALPFDLGDAITWA, from the coding sequence GTGGCAGGCCCCCTCCGCTTCCGCCGGTCGGACGAGTCGTGGTCGCGCGAACGCGTCCGCGAACAGCTCCTCGCACCGCTGGACGCCTCCTTCGGCGCCCGGCTGGAGGACCCGTGGTTCCGCGTCGGCGACGACCGCTACGACGCCGTCCGCCTGGAGATGGACAACGGCGACTTCGCGCTGTTCTGCTTCCGCCCGGGGCGGGCCTACTGGCTCGGCAACACCGAGACCCCCGAACCGCTGTGGCGCACCGAGAAGGAGACGTTCACCGAGGCGCCCTACGCCGTCTCGCGGTGGGCCCAGCGGGAGCTGACCGCCCGCCTCGAGGTGACCGACCCCTGGCTCGCCGACTACGGGTACGTGACGTGGTTCTTCCTGCCGGTGTTCTGCTCGAAGGACGGCCGCGACACCACCCGCCGGTTCTTCGAGGAGGACGCCGCCGGCTTCCCCGACGCGACCCGCGAGCAGGGCCTGCAGTTCTACGAGGACCTCCTCGAGACGGGCGTCCTCGACGAGCACCGCTACACGATGGCCTCGAAGCTGGGGACCAGCCCCGGCTACGACGTCGGCCGGATGCGCGCGACGATGGCCGAGTTCAACGTCGCGAAGATCCTCGCCGACGCCGGCCTCCCGTTCGAGCCGGAGGTCGAGCAGGACAGCGGACACGCCCTCGACTTCTCGGTCGACGGCCACCTCGTCGAGGTGACCCGGCCGGAGCCGCCCGCGCGGCGCTCCCACGCCGACCACCCCGTGGCCGCCGTCGTCGAGACCGGCGGCGCGAAACGGACCGACCAGCTGGCCAAACACCCCGAGGCGGCGCTGTTCGTCGACTGCACCTCCTTCACCGACGCCGAGTGGGCCGCCGTCAAGGGCGAGCAACCGGGCGTCGGCCACGAGCCGACCGTCGTCTTCCGCGCCCGCCCGGACGGCACCGTCGAGGGCTACCGGTACGGCGCGCTCCCGTTCGACCTGGGCGACGCGATAACGTGGGCGTAG